The following proteins are co-located in the Limanda limanda chromosome 5, fLimLim1.1, whole genome shotgun sequence genome:
- the LOC133002482 gene encoding interleukin-8 yields the protein MMMMQKPLLLLAALTLCCCITSLHAFRRRGCHCIRTTKEQVPRRCIRKIEVIPISGECRRTEILITRRNGYTVCVDPKEKWVQELLAKLYSENETSSGTSTSTDAYSKGNF from the exons atgatgatgatgcagaaaccactgctgctgctggctgctctgactctctgctgctgcatcacCTCCCTGCACG CTTTTCGCAGGCGGGGGTGTCACTGCATCCGGACGACCAAAGAGCAAGTCCCTCGAAGGTGCATCAGGAAGATTGAGGTGATCCCTATTTCGGGAGAATGTCGCCGGACTGAAATCCT GATCACAAGGAGAAACGGctacacagtgtgtgtggacccGAAAGAGAAGTGGGTCCAGGAGCTGCTCGCAAAACTGTACAG TGAAAACGAGACCTCGAGTGGAACCAGCACTTCAACCGACGCTTATTCAAAAGGAAACTTCTGA
- the cnot6l gene encoding CCR4-NOT transcription complex subunit 6-like codes for MPKEKYDPPDPRRCYTIMAAEDVANGKKSYWAELEISGRVRSLSSSLWTLTHLTALHINDNNLSRIPPDIAKLPHLVYLNLSSNKLRSLPAELGNMVALRELLLNNNLLRVLPYELGRLFQLQTLGLKGNPLSQDILNLYQESDGTRKLLNYMLDNLAVHPEQLPQRPWIALKERDQMMPAAVFTVMCYNVLCDKYATRQLYGYCPSWALNWEYRKKGIMEDITGCDADIISLQEVETEQYYAMFLETLKEHGYDGYFCPKSRAKLVSEQERKHVDGCAVFFKTEKFTLIQKHTVEFNQVAMANSEGSEVMLNRVMTKDNIGVAVLLEVNKDVFSGGMKPPQEKQLILVANAHMHWDPEYSDVKLIQTMMFLSELKSIAERAAGSMATGSPTSDPSSVPIVLCADLNSLPDSGVVEFLSNGGVAENHKDFKEIRYSDCLTNFNCNGKNGNSDGSITHSFQLKSAYDSNLMPYTNYTYDFKGVIDYIFFSRNHMSVLGLLGPLDSQWLSDNSITGCPHPHIPSDHFSLLAQLELRPSLPHPLNPLNGLHLPVNR; via the exons ATGCCAAAGGAAAAATATGACCCTCCAGATCCCCGCCGATGTTACACCATCATGGCAGCCGAGGACGTAGCCAATGGGAAGAAGTCTTACTGGGCTGAGCTGGAGATCTCTG GGCGGGTGAGGAGTCTGAGCAGCTCGCTGTGGACGCTCACTCACCTGACGGCGCTGCACATCAACGACAACAACCTGAGCCGCATCCCGCCGGACATCGCCAAGCTGCCGCACCTGGTCTACCTGAACCTGTCGTCCAATAAGCTGCGGAGCCTTCCCGCCGAGCTGGGCAACATGGTCGCTCTCAG GGAATTGCTTTTAAACAACAATCTTTTGCGGGTTCTGCCTTACGAGCTCGGGAGGCTGTTCCAGTTACAAACCCTGGGGCTGAAAG GAAATCCTTTGTCCCAAGATATCCTGAATCTCTACCAGGAGTCGGACGGAACCAGGAAGCTTTTGAACTACATGCTCGACAATCTGGCCG TGCACCCGGAGCAGCTCCCCCAAAGACCCTGGATCGCGCTGAAGGAGCGAGACCAGATGATGCCGGCAG CCGTGTTCACGGTCATGTGCTACAACGTGCTGTGTGACAAGTACGCCACGCGGCAGCTGTACGGCTACTGTCCGTCCTGGGCCCTCAACTGGGAGTACCGGAAGAAAGGCATCATGGAGGACATCACCGGCTGTGACGCAGACATCATCAGTCTCCAG gaggtggagacggagCAGTACTACGCCATGTTTCTGGAAACGCTAAAGGAGCACGGCTACGACGGCTACTTCTGTCCAAAGTCTCGCGCCAAACTGGTTTCtgagcaggagaggaaacacgtGGACGGCTGCGCTGTGTTCTTCAAGACGGAGAA GTTCACGCTGATCCAGAAACACACGGTGGAGTTCAACCAGGTGGCCATGGCCAACTCGGAGGGCTCCGAGGTCATGCTGAACCGAGTGATGACCAAAGACAACATCGGCGTGGCCGTGCTGCTCGAGGTCAACAAGGACGTGTTCTCCGGAG GCATGAAGCCGCCTCAGGAGAAGCAGCTGATCCTGGTGGCCAACGCCCACATGCACTGGGACCCCGAGTACTCGGACGTCAAGCTGATCCAAACCATGATGTTCCTGTCGGAGCTGAAGAGCATCGCTGAGAGGGCCGCGGGCTCCATGGCGACCGGCTCGCCGACCTCCGACCCCTCCTCCGTCCCCATCGTCCTGTGCGCCGACCTCAACTCGCTGCCCGACTCCG GGGTAGTTGAATTCCTGAGCAACGGAGGAGTGGCTGAGAACCACAAGGACTTCAAGGAGATCCGCTACAGCGACTGTCTCACCAACTTCAACTGCAACGGCAAGAACGGCAACTCGGACGGGAGCATCACGCACAGCTTCCAGCTGAAGAGCGCCTACGACAGCAATCTGATGCCTTACACCAACTACACATACGACTTCAAG gGCGTGATCGACTACATCTTCTTCTCCAGGAACCACATGAGTGTCCTGGGCCTCCTGGGCCCTCTGGACAGCCAGTGGCTCAGCGACAACAGCATCACCGGGTGCCCGCACCCCCACATCCCCTCGGACCACTTCTCCCTGCTGGCCCAGCTGGAGCTCCGCCCCTCCCTGCCCCACCCGCTCAACCCCCTCAACGGGCTGCACCTGCCCGTCAACAGGTAG